Proteins from a genomic interval of Stenotrophomonas maltophilia:
- a CDS encoding ParD-like family protein produces the protein MGIVNIDDTLHDQLRRACTVSSRSINAQANFWIRVGMLCEMNPTLSFQDIVASELRAAGVQPPLLPPGQV, from the coding sequence ATGGGCATCGTCAACATCGATGACACCCTGCACGACCAGCTGCGCCGTGCCTGCACCGTCTCCAGCCGTTCGATCAACGCCCAGGCCAACTTCTGGATCCGGGTCGGCATGCTGTGCGAGATGAACCCGACGCTGAGCTTCCAGGACATCGTCGCCAGCGAGCTGCGCGCGGCCGGCGTGCAGCCGCCGCTGCTGCCGCCGGGCCAGGTCTGA
- a CDS encoding ABC transporter permease, translating to MSALWRSLRQTLMAVLCDRYAIVVMVGAVILYSFFYPAAYRHQVAGNLPVLVVDEDHSVTSRELLRKLDALRVARVVGQPADIDSARQQLEAGHAEGIVLIPANLERDILRGHPAKLVLLGNGAYLGRASWVLGSVADALGAFGREAVVGQAAFMGAPQAPPVTLVQRPLYNTQEGYGSAIVPGVAELIVHQTLLMGIGVLLGGRRLALGRRLRFDLPTLAGMAMGFGLIGLFGLFYYAGFTAWVQDYPRGGNPLGQLLGGTLFIAATVAFGLFVGSFFRTRERAFQYIIATSIPLFFLANLSWPAVMTPPPLVWLAQLLPTTSGINLMVRLNQMDARLAEVSHELITLTVLLLLYGSLATWRLLAKKGTEGIKS from the coding sequence ATGAGCGCACTCTGGCGCAGCCTGCGGCAGACGCTGATGGCAGTGCTGTGCGACCGCTACGCGATCGTGGTGATGGTCGGCGCGGTGATCCTGTACTCGTTCTTCTACCCGGCCGCGTATCGCCACCAGGTGGCGGGCAACCTGCCGGTGCTGGTGGTGGACGAAGACCACAGCGTGACCAGCCGCGAGCTGCTGCGAAAGCTCGATGCACTCCGCGTTGCACGCGTGGTCGGGCAACCGGCGGACATCGACAGTGCGCGCCAGCAGCTGGAAGCCGGCCACGCAGAAGGGATCGTGCTGATTCCGGCCAACCTGGAGCGCGACATCCTGCGCGGCCATCCGGCCAAGCTGGTGCTGCTCGGCAACGGCGCCTACCTGGGCCGTGCCAGCTGGGTACTGGGCAGCGTGGCCGATGCACTGGGCGCGTTCGGGCGTGAGGCGGTAGTCGGCCAGGCGGCCTTCATGGGCGCGCCGCAGGCACCGCCGGTCACCCTGGTGCAGCGCCCGCTGTACAACACGCAGGAAGGCTATGGCAGCGCCATCGTGCCCGGCGTGGCCGAGCTGATCGTGCACCAGACGCTGCTGATGGGCATCGGCGTCCTGCTCGGCGGCCGCCGCCTCGCGCTCGGCCGGCGCCTGCGCTTCGACCTGCCGACCCTGGCCGGCATGGCGATGGGCTTCGGCCTGATCGGCCTGTTCGGCCTGTTCTACTACGCCGGCTTCACCGCCTGGGTGCAGGACTATCCGCGCGGCGGCAACCCGCTGGGCCAGTTGTTGGGCGGCACGCTGTTCATCGCCGCCACGGTGGCGTTCGGCCTGTTCGTCGGCAGCTTCTTCCGCACCCGCGAACGCGCCTTCCAGTACATCATCGCCACCTCGATCCCGCTGTTCTTCCTGGCCAACCTGTCGTGGCCGGCGGTGATGACGCCGCCACCGCTGGTCTGGCTGGCGCAACTGCTGCCGACCACCTCGGGCATCAACCTGATGGTGAGGCTGAACCAGATGGACGCCCGCCTGGCCGAAGTCAGCCACGAACTGATCACCCTCACCGTCCTGCTGCTGCTCTACGGCAGCCTCGCCACCTGGCGCCTCCTCGCCAAAAAGGGGACGGAGGGGATTAAGTCGTAA
- a CDS encoding LysE/ArgO family amino acid transporter, with translation MWIAATAAGLFAGAGLIIAIGAQNAFVLRQGLQQRHVGRVVLACAGADIALILAGVGGMGALVLQWPLLLQVLRFGGAAFLLWYGLQAGLRAWRGGSALAAGDVDGGDRRQVLLTCLAFTLLNPHVYLDTVVLLGSLSTRYPGDLRWAFAAGACAASVIWFCTLGYGARLLQPVFRRPSAWRVLDAGVAMFMFCLATLLLLRPL, from the coding sequence ATGTGGATTGCTGCTACCGCCGCCGGCCTGTTCGCAGGTGCCGGCCTGATCATCGCCATCGGCGCGCAGAACGCCTTCGTGCTGCGCCAGGGCCTGCAGCAGCGCCATGTGGGGAGGGTAGTGCTGGCTTGCGCAGGTGCGGACATCGCGCTGATCCTTGCCGGCGTTGGCGGCATGGGTGCGCTGGTGCTGCAGTGGCCGCTGCTGCTGCAGGTGCTGCGTTTCGGTGGCGCGGCATTCCTGCTCTGGTATGGCCTGCAGGCCGGGCTGCGCGCGTGGCGAGGTGGCAGTGCACTGGCGGCGGGTGACGTGGACGGTGGCGATCGACGGCAGGTGCTGCTGACCTGCCTGGCCTTCACCCTGCTCAATCCGCACGTCTATCTGGACACCGTGGTGCTGCTGGGCAGCCTGTCCACGCGCTATCCGGGCGATCTGCGCTGGGCGTTTGCTGCCGGCGCCTGCGCAGCCAGCGTCATCTGGTTCTGCACGCTGGGCTATGGCGCGCGCCTGTTGCAGCCGGTGTTCCGCAGGCCGTCTGCGTGGCGGGTGCTGGATGCTGGCGTGGCGATGTTCATGTTCTGCCTTGCGACGTTGTTGCTGTTGCGCCCGCTCTAG
- a CDS encoding HlyD family secretion protein codes for MSDVLHDDATTPPAKRRLGPILIVVLLVVVVLGLWLAWRSPADQIQGMADADTINVAAKITARVAELKVREGDRVQPGQVLFLLDSPEVAAKEQQAHGALAAAQAVADKADEGARSEDIRAAEANWKRAEAGATLAEATYQRVQNLFNEGVMTRQKRDEAHAQATSSRELARAARAQYDMALAGAREQDKRAAQGQVQQAQGAVAEVNAARVEVEGRAPVAGEINKRMADPGELVPAGYPVFTLVDIDRMWVAMNLRESQMQGLKVGSKLQGSVPALGLDGEFEVYFINPAGDYATWRTTRQSSGYDVRSFEVRVRPVRRIEGFRPGMSVLFAWPQH; via the coding sequence ATGAGTGATGTGCTGCACGACGATGCGACGACGCCCCCGGCCAAGCGCCGTCTGGGCCCAATCCTGATAGTGGTGCTGCTGGTCGTGGTGGTGCTTGGCCTGTGGCTGGCCTGGCGCAGCCCGGCCGACCAGATCCAGGGCATGGCCGATGCGGACACCATCAACGTGGCCGCCAAGATCACCGCGCGCGTGGCCGAACTGAAGGTGCGCGAGGGCGACCGCGTGCAGCCCGGGCAGGTGCTGTTCCTGCTCGACAGCCCGGAGGTGGCCGCCAAGGAACAGCAGGCCCACGGCGCATTGGCCGCCGCACAGGCGGTGGCCGACAAGGCCGACGAAGGCGCGCGCAGCGAAGATATCCGCGCCGCCGAAGCGAACTGGAAGCGGGCCGAAGCCGGCGCGACGCTGGCCGAAGCCACCTACCAGCGCGTGCAGAACCTGTTCAACGAAGGGGTGATGACCCGGCAGAAGCGCGATGAAGCGCATGCCCAGGCCACCAGCTCGCGCGAACTGGCGCGTGCCGCCCGCGCGCAGTACGACATGGCATTGGCAGGCGCACGCGAGCAGGACAAGCGCGCCGCGCAGGGCCAGGTGCAGCAGGCGCAGGGCGCGGTGGCCGAAGTCAATGCCGCGCGTGTCGAAGTGGAAGGGCGCGCGCCGGTCGCCGGCGAGATCAACAAGCGCATGGCCGACCCGGGCGAACTGGTGCCGGCCGGCTACCCGGTGTTCACCCTGGTCGACATCGACCGCATGTGGGTGGCGATGAACCTGCGCGAATCGCAGATGCAGGGCCTGAAGGTCGGCAGCAAGCTTCAGGGCAGCGTGCCGGCACTCGGCCTGGACGGCGAATTCGAGGTCTACTTCATCAACCCCGCCGGCGACTATGCAACCTGGCGTACCACCCGCCAGTCGTCCGGCTACGACGTCCGCAGCTTCGAGGTGCGGGTGCGCCCGGTACGCCGCATCGAGGGCTTCCGCCCCGGCATGAGCGTGCTGTTCGCATGGCCCCAGCACTGA
- a CDS encoding TolC family protein yields the protein MGVIGRRTRMHCAKTALALALATCLPPAALAQTTGDTPALDWEQARQRLEQVSDALAAADAAVRNKQDLQEATRLLRLPEITGEVRRLQFQKTLTLPLGSLAPVAEAYGIDSPLSFTERDWRTRPVVTAVLPLYTGGVIPAAQRAASAAHEQASAEREAQRQSLTVQLAQAYFGQRLAEQAVDVRRDVRDGLNRHLSDAEKLEREGFATRAQRLQATVARDKAEREFQKTVNDLATLKAALATLLRSGGEVQPVSPLFVQRVPLEPVASFERTAQARQPQITRLRAMVAQAEQGVRVQQAKLKPQIFAFGQYDFRRRDEMLTDPDWAFGIGLKYTFLSPNSRPAQISAARAQQDQAEAGLREAENQVALGVRKAWNELETARQQYVLLDSSIAQAQENLRLQELAFREGQATSLDVIDARLGLGGARVERAQAAYQYDIALAQLLEVSGQMDRFEEFRRRADEVIDHE from the coding sequence ATGGGCGTGATCGGCCGACGTACAAGGATGCACTGCGCGAAGACCGCGCTGGCGCTCGCGCTGGCAACCTGCCTGCCACCCGCTGCGCTGGCGCAGACCACCGGCGATACACCCGCATTGGACTGGGAACAGGCGCGGCAACGCCTGGAACAGGTCTCCGATGCACTGGCCGCCGCCGATGCAGCGGTGCGCAACAAGCAGGACCTGCAGGAAGCCACCCGCCTGCTGCGCCTGCCGGAAATCACCGGCGAAGTGCGCCGCCTGCAGTTCCAGAAGACCCTCACGCTGCCACTGGGTTCACTGGCGCCGGTGGCCGAGGCCTATGGCATTGACTCGCCGCTGTCGTTCACCGAACGCGACTGGCGTACCCGCCCGGTGGTGACCGCGGTGCTGCCGCTGTACACCGGCGGCGTGATTCCGGCCGCGCAACGTGCCGCCAGCGCCGCCCACGAGCAGGCCAGCGCCGAGCGCGAAGCACAGCGCCAATCGCTGACCGTGCAGCTGGCCCAGGCCTATTTTGGCCAGCGCCTGGCCGAGCAGGCGGTGGACGTGCGCCGCGATGTGCGCGATGGCCTCAACCGTCACCTGTCCGACGCGGAGAAGCTGGAACGCGAGGGCTTCGCCACCCGCGCGCAGCGCCTGCAGGCCACCGTAGCCCGCGACAAGGCCGAGCGCGAATTCCAGAAGACAGTGAACGACCTGGCCACGCTGAAGGCAGCGCTGGCCACGCTGCTGCGCAGTGGCGGTGAGGTGCAGCCGGTATCACCACTGTTCGTGCAGCGCGTGCCACTGGAACCGGTGGCCAGCTTCGAGCGCACCGCGCAGGCGCGCCAGCCGCAGATCACGCGCCTGCGAGCGATGGTGGCGCAGGCCGAACAGGGCGTGCGCGTGCAGCAGGCCAAGCTGAAGCCGCAGATCTTCGCCTTCGGCCAGTACGACTTCCGCCGCCGCGACGAGATGCTGACCGATCCGGACTGGGCGTTCGGCATCGGCCTGAAGTACACCTTCCTGTCGCCGAACTCACGGCCGGCGCAGATCAGCGCCGCGCGTGCGCAGCAGGACCAGGCCGAAGCGGGCCTGCGCGAGGCCGAGAACCAGGTCGCGCTGGGCGTGCGCAAGGCCTGGAACGAGCTGGAAACCGCGCGCCAGCAGTATGTGCTGCTCGACAGCAGCATCGCCCAGGCACAGGAAAACCTGCGCCTGCAGGAACTGGCGTTCCGCGAAGGCCAGGCGACTTCGCTGGATGTGATCGACGCGCGGCTCGGCCTGGGCGGCGCCCGTGTCGAGCGCGCGCAGGCCGCCTACCAATACGATATTGCGCTGGCACAGTTGCTGGAGGTCAGTGGACAGATGGACCGTTTCGAAGAGTTCCGGCGGCGTGCGGACGAGGTGATCGACCATGAGTGA
- a CDS encoding ABC transporter permease, with the protein MAPALSPGRGGFAASWRRELQSLRGNRADLMLVTLLPLLMLAMMAWMFTPSVMRDIPIAVVDLDHSSDSRLLLRMLDASPGVRIASQPVDMEDARSQLRRLDVFAIVLVPRDVTRQALRGRQGTLFAYYNATYMTTGQSAARDIGDAVSAWNARLLRERIGLQVGPGKLRAAPIAVQSDILYNPARSYELFLLPLIFPAVLSLVLALAVAGSLGREIRDGTLPAWLGRTPWSAIAGKVAPYILLFSLYGALGIGYLAWLRGDGVAGSVLVLLLAQPLFYLATAAYALFFVGVTRDMGTALSAVGLSIGTALAFSSATFPVLDGPLFTRIWHQLLPLSAYIKLQTQQQFIGSPLQVSIWPLTTLLLMTMVAGGIGGLRLIAFARTPEAAQPAGADA; encoded by the coding sequence ATGGCCCCAGCACTGAGCCCCGGCCGCGGCGGCTTCGCCGCAAGCTGGCGGCGCGAGCTGCAGTCGCTGCGCGGCAACCGCGCCGACCTGATGCTGGTGACCCTGCTGCCCCTGCTGATGCTGGCGATGATGGCGTGGATGTTCACCCCGTCGGTGATGCGCGACATCCCGATCGCCGTGGTCGACCTCGACCACAGCAGTGACAGCCGCCTGCTGCTGCGCATGCTCGATGCCAGCCCCGGCGTGCGCATCGCCAGCCAGCCGGTGGACATGGAAGACGCACGTTCGCAGCTGCGCCGCCTGGATGTGTTCGCCATCGTGCTGGTGCCGCGCGATGTCACCCGGCAGGCGTTGCGTGGCCGCCAGGGCACGCTGTTCGCCTATTACAACGCCACCTACATGACCACCGGCCAATCTGCGGCGCGCGATATCGGCGACGCGGTCTCGGCCTGGAACGCGCGCCTGCTGCGTGAGCGCATCGGCCTGCAGGTCGGTCCGGGCAAGCTGCGTGCGGCGCCGATCGCGGTGCAGTCGGACATCCTCTACAACCCGGCGCGCAGCTACGAATTGTTCCTGCTGCCACTGATCTTCCCGGCAGTGCTGTCGCTGGTACTGGCGCTGGCAGTGGCCGGCAGCCTTGGCCGCGAGATCCGCGACGGCACCCTGCCCGCCTGGCTGGGTCGCACGCCGTGGTCGGCGATTGCCGGCAAGGTCGCGCCGTACATCCTGCTGTTTTCGCTGTATGGCGCGCTCGGCATCGGTTACCTGGCCTGGCTGCGCGGCGATGGTGTGGCCGGCAGCGTGCTCGTGCTGCTGCTCGCACAGCCACTGTTCTACCTGGCAACGGCCGCCTACGCGTTGTTCTTCGTCGGCGTCACCCGCGACATGGGTACCGCGCTGTCCGCGGTCGGCCTCAGCATCGGCACCGCACTGGCATTTTCCAGTGCCACCTTCCCGGTGCTGGATGGCCCCCTGTTCACCCGCATCTGGCATCAGCTGCTGCCACTCAGCGCCTACATCAAGCTGCAGACCCAGCAGCAGTTCATCGGTTCGCCGCTGCAGGTTTCGATATGGCCGCTGACCACGCTGTTGTTGATGACGATGGTGGCCGGTGGCATCGGCGGCCTGCGCCTGATCGCCTTTGCGCGTACACCTGAAGCCGCGCAGCCTGCGGGAGCCGACGCATGA
- a CDS encoding methyl-accepting chemotaxis protein — MLALRNLRVGSRLGAGFGLLLLFIVAIVGLALYGNHLKSAQFEKVVDVNMVKMRLLNDMLDTNNAVLMHRRLMVIKRGEDFDKDYQKAQELSRTYDGIWAKYIKIPRDATGDTLVAKIDAARKATDASTQHLHERMKAGDFDGAAKELLAEHGLATAWNEAISTLLRHQEALTERSREEYRSTESWTGTLSIVFGALSLVLGSLAAWAITRSLTRPLEGAVKLADGIANGRLDNSIDASGNDEVTQLLRSMQRMQAQLQSVMAAQGELARQHDAGSLSYRMDESAFPGDYGRMVHETNALVGSHVQVQNRLIEVMKHYARGDLSVDMDPLPGEKAAITQAMDETKTSLSAINSEIRRLATAAAAGDFSLRGDEDRFAYDFRDMVAGLNRLMQTTDENLVQVSTLLQAISRGDLTVRMQGDFHGVFARMRDDCNATVDQLKQIVGRIQSSASSINLAAGEIASGNTDLSRRTEQQAANLEETAASMEELTSTVKQNAEHARQANQLAIGAHGVASQGGEVVGQVVTTMSAIEASSKKIAEIISVIDGIAFQTNILALNAAVEAARAGEQGRGFAVVASEVRTLAQRSAGAAKEIKGLIEDSVGKVADGSALVRQAGTTMGEIVASVQRVTDIMADISAASQEQSSGIEQVNQAVVQMDETTQQNAALVEEASAAARSMEEQANLLTEAVSVFRTGAAAAAVSVPRALAAVAASVTPVRRPAVLSPRIEPTLAANAGGWEEF, encoded by the coding sequence ATGCTCGCCTTACGCAACCTCCGAGTGGGATCCCGGCTGGGTGCCGGGTTTGGTCTGCTGCTGCTGTTCATCGTGGCCATCGTCGGCCTGGCGCTGTACGGAAATCACCTGAAGTCTGCCCAGTTCGAGAAAGTGGTGGACGTCAACATGGTGAAGATGCGGCTGTTGAACGACATGCTGGATACCAACAACGCAGTGTTGATGCACCGCCGGCTGATGGTGATCAAGCGTGGCGAGGATTTCGACAAGGATTATCAGAAGGCGCAGGAGCTGTCGCGGACCTACGACGGCATCTGGGCCAAATACATCAAGATTCCGCGTGATGCCACCGGCGATACCCTGGTTGCGAAGATCGACGCGGCACGCAAGGCCACCGATGCCTCCACCCAGCATCTGCACGAGCGTATGAAGGCCGGTGATTTCGACGGCGCGGCCAAGGAACTGCTCGCCGAGCATGGGCTGGCAACCGCTTGGAACGAGGCCATCTCGACATTGCTGCGGCATCAGGAAGCGCTGACCGAGCGCAGCCGCGAGGAATACCGTTCAACCGAATCCTGGACCGGCACGTTGTCGATCGTGTTCGGTGCGTTGAGCCTGGTACTGGGCTCGCTGGCCGCGTGGGCCATCACCCGCAGCCTGACCCGCCCGCTGGAGGGTGCGGTGAAGCTGGCCGACGGCATCGCCAACGGGCGGCTGGACAACAGCATCGACGCGTCCGGCAACGATGAGGTGACGCAGCTGCTCAGGTCGATGCAGCGCATGCAGGCGCAGTTGCAGTCGGTGATGGCGGCGCAGGGCGAGCTGGCCCGCCAGCACGATGCGGGCAGCCTCAGCTATCGCATGGACGAGAGTGCCTTCCCCGGCGACTACGGGCGCATGGTACATGAGACCAATGCGCTGGTCGGTTCGCACGTGCAGGTGCAGAACCGGCTGATCGAGGTGATGAAGCACTATGCCCGTGGCGACCTGTCGGTGGACATGGATCCGTTGCCGGGCGAGAAGGCGGCGATCACCCAGGCAATGGACGAGACCAAGACCAGCCTGTCGGCGATCAACAGCGAGATCCGCCGGCTGGCGACGGCCGCGGCGGCAGGCGACTTCAGCCTGCGCGGCGATGAAGATCGCTTCGCCTATGATTTCCGCGACATGGTGGCCGGGCTCAATCGCCTGATGCAGACCACCGACGAGAACCTGGTGCAGGTGTCGACCCTGCTGCAGGCGATCTCGCGCGGTGACCTCACCGTACGCATGCAGGGTGACTTCCACGGCGTGTTCGCCCGCATGCGCGATGACTGCAATGCCACCGTCGATCAGCTCAAGCAGATTGTCGGCCGCATCCAGTCCAGCGCGTCCAGCATCAACCTGGCGGCAGGCGAGATCGCCTCGGGCAACACCGATCTGTCGCGGCGCACCGAGCAGCAGGCGGCGAACCTGGAAGAGACGGCTGCGTCGATGGAGGAACTGACCTCCACTGTGAAGCAGAACGCCGAGCACGCACGCCAGGCCAACCAGCTTGCCATCGGCGCGCATGGCGTCGCCTCGCAGGGCGGCGAGGTGGTGGGCCAGGTGGTCACCACGATGTCGGCCATCGAAGCCTCGTCGAAGAAGATCGCCGAGATCATCAGCGTCATCGACGGCATCGCCTTCCAGACCAACATCCTGGCGTTGAACGCGGCGGTGGAAGCCGCGCGTGCCGGCGAGCAGGGCAGGGGCTTTGCGGTGGTGGCCAGTGAGGTGCGTACGCTGGCACAGCGCTCGGCCGGTGCGGCCAAGGAGATCAAGGGCCTGATCGAGGATTCGGTCGGCAAGGTCGCTGACGGCTCGGCGCTGGTCCGCCAGGCAGGCACCACGATGGGCGAGATCGTGGCGTCGGTGCAGCGCGTCACCGACATCATGGCTGATATCTCCGCCGCATCGCAGGAGCAGAGCTCGGGTATCGAACAGGTGAACCAGGCGGTGGTGCAGATGGACGAGACCACACAGCAGAATGCGGCGCTGGTGGAAGAAGCCAGCGCCGCAGCGCGGTCCATGGAAGAGCAGGCCAACCTGCTGACCGAGGCGGTGTCGGTGTTCCGCACCGGTGCGGCCGCGGCAGCCGTATCGGTCCCGCGCGCGCTTGCTGCAGTAGCCGCCTCGGTCACGCCAGTGAGACGCCCGGCGGTGCTGTCGCCGCGCATCGAGCCGACGTTGGCTGCCAACGCGGGTGGTTGGGAAGAGTTCTAG
- a CDS encoding LysR family transcriptional regulator ArgP gives MDLVHPQLSAFAAVLEEGSFEAAARRLSISPSALSQRIKALEDRLGQVLVVRQAPCRPTAAGEALLRRVRPMQALEAEAVAELLPERGSDAARTPIPLAVNDDSLDTWFVPAIADLHQRHGYLFDLRMDDQDHTLQLLRDGSVLGAVTAESQPVKGCNVHPLGAMRYHAIASPGFARHYFSDGMQAAALARAPMLVFNRKDELQWRFVRRLTRARLQPPLHYLPSSTGFVEAAACGLGWGMAPETLVAPAVRAGRVVVLEPRRWLDVPLYWQHAAVRSSTLQHITQALRTAASGTLR, from the coding sequence GTGGACCTGGTACATCCGCAACTGTCCGCATTTGCTGCAGTGCTGGAAGAAGGCAGCTTCGAGGCCGCCGCACGCCGGCTGTCGATCAGCCCGTCGGCACTGTCGCAGCGGATCAAGGCCCTGGAGGACCGGCTTGGCCAGGTGCTGGTGGTGCGCCAGGCACCGTGCCGGCCCACCGCCGCCGGTGAGGCACTGCTGCGCCGTGTGCGGCCGATGCAGGCGCTGGAGGCCGAGGCAGTGGCCGAACTGCTGCCCGAACGCGGCAGTGACGCCGCGCGCACGCCAATCCCGCTGGCGGTCAACGACGACTCGCTCGACACCTGGTTCGTGCCGGCCATCGCCGACCTGCACCAGCGCCATGGCTATCTGTTCGACCTGCGCATGGACGACCAGGACCACACCCTGCAGCTGCTGCGCGATGGCAGCGTGCTCGGCGCGGTCACCGCCGAAAGCCAACCGGTGAAGGGCTGCAACGTGCACCCGCTTGGCGCGATGCGTTACCACGCCATCGCCTCTCCCGGCTTCGCGCGTCATTACTTCAGCGACGGCATGCAGGCCGCGGCACTGGCGCGCGCACCGATGCTGGTGTTCAACCGCAAAGATGAACTGCAATGGCGCTTCGTGCGGCGCCTGACCCGCGCGCGCCTGCAGCCGCCGCTACACTACCTGCCCTCCTCCACCGGCTTCGTCGAGGCCGCCGCGTGCGGACTCGGCTGGGGCATGGCCCCGGAAACGCTGGTCGCGCCCGCCGTGCGCGCCGGCCGCGTGGTGGTACTGGAACCCCGCCGCTGGCTCGATGTGCCGCTGTACTGGCAGCATGCCGCCGTGCGTTCAAGCACGCTGCAGCACATCACCCAGGCGCTGCGCACTGCGGCCAGCGGCACCCTTCGTTGA
- a CDS encoding DUF596 domain-containing protein, whose translation MMPEVVRNVLHYSYGYSMGSLWINMNVELEGRDVTFEQQTEAFFSMLKLLMMEGKLKLASQGVFADGDVDGQLGALRRAWPAARDQADLDEHGFWFLSDAPFGLVWMSPEGDVWS comes from the coding sequence ATGATGCCTGAGGTTGTCAGGAATGTTCTTCATTACTCCTATGGCTATTCCATGGGGTCACTGTGGATCAACATGAACGTTGAGTTGGAGGGGCGTGACGTCACCTTCGAGCAGCAGACGGAAGCGTTCTTTTCGATGCTGAAGTTGCTGATGATGGAAGGTAAGCTGAAGCTGGCTTCGCAAGGCGTCTTCGCCGATGGGGATGTTGATGGGCAGTTGGGTGCGCTTCGCCGCGCATGGCCGGCCGCCAGAGATCAGGCGGATCTCGATGAGCACGGGTTCTGGTTCCTTTCGGATGCGCCGTTTGGATTGGTCTGGATGTCACCTGAAGGCGACGTCTGGAGCTGA
- the map gene encoding type I methionyl aminopeptidase, with protein MIKRPDEIALMAESGRLLAQVFAALDQLPLQGRSTMEINEFVERMIVDELQARPASKGQYGFPYVLNTSIDNVICHGVPSATDVLRNGQIVNLDITLEKNGYIADSSTTYLVGEVDYAARRLVQTAYQAMWKGIAVVRPGARLGDIGHAIARHARSHGYSVVKEYCGHGIGQEMHEEPQILHYGHPNTGMVLEAGMVFTIEPMLNQGKPAIRQQPDEWPVYTRDGKLSAQFEHTVAVTGSGVRVLTLRPGETPLCAVDAA; from the coding sequence ATCATCAAGCGCCCCGACGAGATCGCGTTGATGGCCGAATCCGGGCGCCTGCTGGCGCAGGTGTTCGCCGCGCTCGACCAGCTGCCGCTGCAGGGCCGCAGCACGATGGAGATCAACGAATTCGTCGAGCGCATGATCGTCGATGAGCTGCAGGCACGGCCGGCCAGCAAGGGCCAGTACGGCTTCCCGTATGTGCTCAACACTTCGATCGACAACGTGATCTGCCACGGCGTACCCAGTGCCACCGACGTGCTGCGCAACGGCCAGATCGTCAACCTCGACATCACCCTGGAAAAGAACGGCTACATCGCCGACTCCAGCACCACCTACCTGGTCGGCGAGGTCGACTACGCCGCGCGCAGGCTGGTGCAGACCGCCTACCAGGCGATGTGGAAAGGCATCGCTGTGGTGCGCCCCGGTGCACGCCTGGGCGATATCGGCCATGCCATCGCCCGCCACGCACGCAGCCACGGCTACAGCGTGGTGAAGGAGTACTGCGGCCACGGCATCGGCCAGGAGATGCACGAGGAACCGCAGATCCTGCACTACGGGCATCCCAACACCGGCATGGTGCTGGAAGCAGGGATGGTGTTCACCATCGAGCCGATGCTCAACCAGGGCAAGCCGGCCATCCGCCAGCAGCCGGACGAATGGCCGGTCTACACGCGCGACGGCAAGCTGTCGGCGCAGTTCGAGCATACCGTCGCGGTCACCGGCAGCGGCGTGCGCGTACTGACCCTGCGCCCAGGCGAGACGCCGTTGTGCGCAGTGGATGCCGCCTAG
- a CDS encoding barstar family protein yields MKLVLQIEGSAINDIASLYAEINRVFMAGEDWQLGPSLDALDDLLHGGYGALAGQAQATLIWRDIAHSRTALGVETTRQWLQAKLDTPGSFNTQAIARQLDTLQRGEGPTYFEIVMEIFASHRQITLVPA; encoded by the coding sequence ATGAAACTCGTCCTGCAGATCGAAGGCAGCGCCATCAATGACATCGCCAGCCTGTACGCGGAGATCAACCGCGTGTTCATGGCCGGCGAGGACTGGCAGCTCGGACCGAGCCTGGATGCTCTGGACGATCTGTTGCATGGCGGCTATGGCGCGTTGGCCGGCCAGGCGCAGGCCACGCTGATCTGGCGCGATATCGCCCACAGCCGCACGGCCCTGGGCGTGGAGACCACCCGCCAATGGCTGCAGGCCAAGCTCGACACACCGGGCAGCTTCAATACGCAGGCCATTGCCCGCCAGCTGGACACGCTGCAACGGGGCGAAGGCCCGACCTACTTCGAGATCGTGATGGAGATCTTCGCCAGCCACCGGCAGATCACCCTGGTTCCGGCCTGA
- a CDS encoding glycine zipper 2TM domain-containing protein gives MAMKTSTRLLVLGTLLAASSVAGAQTYGPRDEGRKFNDGSRVVCKNVEVQRNSRDPNRITGTATGAVIGGLLGNQVGGGNGKKLATVAGAVAGGAAGRQIQGNSQQKNGDRVVERRCERVYR, from the coding sequence ATGGCCATGAAGACCTCGACCCGATTGCTTGTGCTGGGCACGCTGCTGGCGGCTTCGTCGGTGGCCGGTGCGCAGACGTATGGGCCGCGCGATGAGGGACGCAAGTTCAACGACGGCAGTCGCGTGGTCTGCAAGAACGTGGAAGTGCAGCGCAACTCGCGCGATCCGAACCGCATCACGGGTACCGCCACCGGCGCAGTGATCGGTGGCCTGCTGGGCAACCAGGTGGGCGGCGGCAATGGCAAGAAGCTCGCTACGGTGGCCGGTGCTGTTGCCGGTGGTGCGGCCGGTCGCCAGATCCAGGGCAACAGCCAGCAGAAGAACGGCGACCGCGTCGTTGAACGCCGCTGCGAACGGGTCTACCGCTGA